A stretch of Anomalospiza imberbis isolate Cuckoo-Finch-1a 21T00152 unplaced genomic scaffold, ASM3175350v1 scaffold_331, whole genome shotgun sequence DNA encodes these proteins:
- the LOC137466613 gene encoding proline-, glutamic acid- and leucine-rich protein 1-like, which produces LRGGSRGSRGSRGALAEAERERGRRRERQRRLRSFLAAKERPRPRPALVHGCPPPPARPHPKPRDPPETPGDPPEGVGEGLEPPKNEEEEEEEEEEETWMDGEAQTFSQFLLLTEQHRQLQELQQQVEQLRAAVAAAETPEEPGGPPGDPEFEIRELREQERQGREQLEQLRAGLGELLAQLEEGQGDPDPPGDPPPPAGPPRGRGPPVGAAAAPGGRGDPAAAWGGGSPSTGEGNWEHWEHWEGLGVLGVTNWEYWEGLGATGSTGRD; this is translated from the exons GGCtccggggggggtcccgggggtcccgggggtcccggggggctcTGGCCGAGGCCgagcgggagcggggccggcgccgggagcggcagcggcgccTGCGGAGCTTCCTGGCTGCCAAGGAGAgaccccggccccgcccgg CCCTGGTTCACGGAtgtcccccccccccagcacGGCCCCACCCGaagccccgggaccccccagaaacgcccggggacccccctgagggggtgggggaggggctggagccccccaaaaatgaggaggaggaggaggaggaggaggaggaagagaccTGGATGGATG gggagGCCCAGACCTTCTCCCAGTTCCTGCTGCTGACGGAGCAGCAccggcagctccaggagctgcagcagcaggtggagcag ctccggGCAGCGGTGGCTGCTGCCGAGACCCCCGAGGAGCcggggggacccccgggggaCCCCGAATTTGAGATCCGGGAGCTGCGGGAGCAGGAAcggcaggggagggaacagctggagcagctgcggGCGG ggctgggggagctgctggcccagctggaggaggggcagggggaccccgacccccctggggaccccccccccccggcgggacccccccggggacGGGGACCccctgtgggagcagctgcGGCGCCTGGAGGCCGGGGTGACCCGGCTGCTgcttggggagggggcagccccagcaccgGTGAGGgcaactgggagcactgggagcactgggagggactgggagtactgggagtAACtaactgggagtactgggagggactgggagcaactgggagtactgggagggactaa